The Methylomagnum ishizawai genome has a window encoding:
- a CDS encoding beta strand repeat-containing protein, translating to MTTYKFGTLAQNQTLAFNPAVDILNFDSATLAATAGTFAQNGADLWITYGGKTVKLTGVSLDQVASAHFTFASGGKVLIGDDTSGTASDAAANKLTGTAQADYLDGRGGADTMTGGDGNDVYVVDNAGDKVVETNPSATQIDTVNSSLATYTLPAKVENLILTGSGNLNGTGNSLGNAIYANAGNNALDGGAGNDTVSYQYAAAAITVDLSKTTAQATGGSGSDTLLNFENLIGSVFGDTLVGNSLGNVLNGLGGADNLNGGDGNDTLIVPSLAFQNLEGGTGTDTLKLSGTGLTLDLTAHGSKLHNLEGINLNGANTLNLTAAAVLKLSSTSDKLVVDGTTASVVNAGGGWTKAADATANGHTYHVYTEGGATLWVDSGVALHINGVVALSSLNGTNGFRLDGVAADDYSGHPVSAAGDVNSDGFADLIVGAAGADPHGSNSGSSYVVFGKVSGFAASLDLSTLNGTNGFRLDGAAADDWSGFSISAAGDVNGDGYADLIVGAFRAEPHGSYSGSSYVVFGKASGFAASLDLSTLNGTNGFRLDGAAADDWSGFSISATGDVNGDGYADLIVGAWGAESHGSYSGSSYVVFGKASGFAASLDLSTLNGTNGFRLDGAAADDQSGSSVSAAGDVNGDGYADLIVGAFGADPHGSYSGSSYVVFGKASGFAASLDLSTLNGTNGFRLDGAAYDSSGSSVSAAGDVNGDGYADLIVGADGAEPHGSYSGSSYVVFGKASGFAASLDLSTLNGTNGFRLDGAAADDQSGLSVSAAGDVNGDGYADLIVGADGADPHGSKSGSSYVVFGKASGFAASLDLSTLNGTNGFRLDGAAADDQSGLSVSAAGDVNGDGYADLIVGAGGADPHGSYSGSSYILYGGNFTGAVTKLGTANADTLTGTSAAERFVAGQGNDTLTGGGGKDVFYGGQGNDLIKVPDLGFQKIDGGSGTDTLALTGSGLNLDLAKFRNHLDGLESIDLTGSGNNTLTFTKRDMLALSDTGNTLRVTGNAGDHYHFSDGGWVQKADVTLVGVAYHVFDNGAAHLLLNNALTAV from the coding sequence ATGACCACCTATAAATTCGGCACCTTGGCCCAAAACCAAACCCTGGCCTTCAATCCCGCCGTGGATATCTTGAATTTCGATAGCGCCACCCTGGCGGCGACCGCGGGCACCTTCGCCCAGAACGGCGCGGACCTCTGGATCACCTACGGCGGCAAGACCGTCAAGCTGACTGGCGTATCCCTGGATCAAGTCGCCAGCGCCCATTTCACCTTCGCCAGCGGCGGCAAGGTCTTGATCGGCGACGACACCTCCGGCACCGCCAGCGACGCCGCCGCCAACAAGCTCACCGGCACCGCCCAGGCCGATTATCTCGATGGCCGCGGCGGCGCGGACACGATGACGGGCGGCGACGGCAACGACGTATACGTGGTGGACAATGCCGGCGACAAGGTGGTCGAGACCAACCCCAGCGCCACCCAGATCGACACCGTCAATTCCTCGCTCGCCACCTACACCCTGCCCGCCAAGGTCGAAAACCTGATCCTGACGGGCAGCGGCAACCTCAACGGCACCGGCAACAGCCTGGGCAATGCGATCTACGCCAACGCCGGGAACAACGCGCTGGATGGCGGCGCGGGCAACGACACCGTGTCCTACCAGTACGCCGCCGCCGCCATCACGGTGGACCTGAGCAAGACCACGGCCCAGGCCACGGGCGGTTCCGGTTCCGACACGCTGCTGAATTTCGAGAACCTCATCGGCAGCGTGTTCGGCGACACGCTGGTGGGCAACAGCCTCGGCAACGTCCTGAACGGCCTGGGCGGGGCGGATAACCTCAATGGTGGCGATGGCAATGATACCTTGATCGTCCCCAGCTTGGCCTTCCAAAACCTGGAAGGCGGCACCGGGACCGACACCTTGAAGTTGAGCGGGACCGGCTTGACGCTCGACCTGACCGCCCATGGATCGAAGCTCCACAATCTGGAAGGCATCAATCTCAATGGTGCCAATACCCTCAACCTCACCGCGGCGGCGGTGCTGAAGCTTTCCAGCACCAGCGACAAGCTGGTCGTGGATGGCACGACGGCCAGCGTGGTCAACGCGGGCGGGGGCTGGACCAAAGCCGCCGACGCCACCGCGAACGGCCATACCTACCATGTTTATACCGAGGGCGGGGCCACGCTGTGGGTGGATAGTGGGGTTGCGCTCCATATCAACGGAGTGGTTGCGCTATCCAGCCTGAATGGCACCAACGGCTTCCGGTTGGATGGCGTGGCGGCGGATGACTATTCGGGTCATCCGGTCAGCGCGGCGGGCGATGTCAATAGCGATGGCTTCGCAGACCTCATCGTCGGGGCCGCCGGGGCTGACCCGCACGGGTCTAATTCGGGTTCCAGCTATGTGGTGTTCGGCAAGGTGTCGGGGTTCGCGGCCAGCCTGGACCTGTCCACGCTCAACGGGACCAATGGCTTCCGGCTGGACGGCGCGGCGGCGGATGACTGGTCGGGCTTTTCGATCAGCGCGGCGGGCGATGTCAATGGCGATGGCTACGCCGACCTCATCGTCGGGGCCTTTAGGGCCGAGCCGCACGGGTCTTATTCGGGTTCCAGCTACGTGGTGTTCGGCAAGGCGTCGGGGTTCGCGGCCAGCCTGGACCTGTCCACGCTCAACGGAACCAATGGCTTCCGGCTGGACGGCGCGGCGGCGGATGACTGGTCGGGCTTTTCGATCAGCGCGACGGGCGATGTCAATGGCGATGGCTACGCCGACCTGATCGTCGGGGCTTGGGGGGCCGAGTCGCACGGGTCTTATTCGGGTTCCAGCTATGTGGTGTTCGGCAAGGCGTCGGGGTTCGCGGCCAGCCTGGACCTGTCCACGCTCAACGGAACCAATGGCTTCCGGCTGGACGGCGCGGCGGCGGATGACCAGTCGGGCTCGTCGGTCAGCGCGGCGGGCGATGTCAATGGCGATGGCTACGCCGACCTCATCGTCGGGGCCTTTGGGGCCGACCCGCACGGGTCTTATTCAGGTTCCAGCTACGTGGTGTTCGGCAAGGCGTCGGGGTTCGCGGCCAGCCTGGACCTGTCCACGCTCAACGGAACCAATGGCTTCCGGCTGGACGGCGCGGCGTATGACAGTTCGGGCTCGTCGGTCAGCGCGGCGGGCGATGTCAATGGCGATGGCTACGCCGACCTCATCGTCGGGGCCGATGGGGCCGAGCCGCACGGGTCTTATTCGGGTTCCAGCTATGTGGTGTTCGGCAAGGCGTCGGGGTTCGCGGCCAGCCTGGACCTGTCCACGCTCAACGGAACCAATGGCTTCCGGCTGGACGGCGCGGCGGCGGATGACCAGTCGGGCTTGTCGGTCAGCGCGGCGGGCGATGTCAATGGCGATGGCTACGCCGACCTCATCGTCGGGGCCGATGGGGCCGACCCGCACGGGTCTAAGTCGGGTTCCAGCTACGTGGTGTTCGGCAAGGCGTCGGGGTTCGCGGCCAGCCTGGACCTGTCCACGCTCAACGGAACCAATGGCTTCCGGCTGGACGGCGCGGCGGCGGATGACCAGTCGGGCTTGTCGGTCAGCGCGGCGGGCGATGTCAATGGCGATGGCTACGCCGACCTCATCGTCGGGGCTGGGGGGGCCGACCCGCACGGGTCTTATTCGGGTTCCAGCTACATCCTCTACGGCGGCAACTTCACCGGGGCCGTGACCAAACTCGGCACCGCCAACGCCGACACCCTGACCGGCACCAGCGCCGCCGAGCGCTTCGTCGCGGGCCAGGGCAACGACACCCTGACCGGCGGCGGCGGCAAGGATGTGTTCTACGGCGGGCAGGGCAACGATCTCATCAAGGTGCCGGATTTGGGTTTCCAGAAGATCGACGGCGGCAGCGGCACCGACACCCTGGCCCTGACGGGTTCCGGCCTGAACCTCGATTTGGCGAAATTCCGCAACCACCTGGACGGCCTCGAAAGCATCGACCTGACCGGCAGCGGCAACAATACCCTCACATTCACCAAGCGGGACATGCTGGCCCTCAGCGACACCGGCAACACCCTGCGAGTGACCGGCAACGCCGGGGATCATTACCACTTCTCCGACGGCGGCTGGGTCCAGAAGGCCGATGTGACCTTGGTGGGCGTCGCCTACCATGTGTTCGACAACGGGGCGGCGCATCTCCTGCTGAATAACGCCCTCACCGCCGTCTAG
- a CDS encoding Uma2 family endonuclease gives MNPHLLTANELGVRLEIVNGIPLWEAQPVYKHQKAIDRIRASIAPVGPEACGCIHASDVYVSFPDSSLKRPDIAIFRREPDEEDEAITLVPEAVIEVISKGYEYKDLEIGPGFYLAQGVKDVVVFNPYTLAVLHVRRDGTEQGVSPVDITLECGCRVRV, from the coding sequence ATGAATCCACACCTACTCACCGCCAACGAACTCGGCGTCCGTCTGGAAATCGTCAACGGCATCCCGTTATGGGAAGCCCAGCCGGTCTACAAGCACCAAAAGGCCATCGACCGCATCCGCGCCAGTATCGCGCCGGTCGGGCCGGAGGCTTGCGGCTGTATCCACGCCTCGGATGTCTATGTGAGTTTCCCGGATAGTTCGCTCAAGCGGCCCGATATCGCCATTTTCCGCCGGGAACCGGACGAGGAAGACGAAGCCATTACCCTGGTTCCCGAAGCGGTGATCGAGGTCATCAGCAAGGGCTACGAATACAAGGATTTGGAAATAGGGCCGGGTTTCTATCTGGCCCAGGGCGTGAAGGATGTGGTGGTATTCAATCCCTATACCCTGGCGGTTTTGCATGTGCGGCGGGATGGGACGGAACAGGGGGTTTCGCCGGTGGATATAACGCTGGAATGTGGATGCCGGGTGCGGGTGTGA
- the recG gene encoding ATP-dependent DNA helicase RecG, whose product MNQHTSPDHIPITALKGAGPQTLKRLERLGLASVLDLLLHLPFRYEDRTRIEPLGALQPGQSYQVEGRIELAEVAAKGKRSLVVRIADGTGFLNLRFFHFSPGQHALFGRGRALRCYGEVRAGYYGAEMTHPDYEFLEDEEIGQPDASLTPVYPSTDGLHQKTLRKLIEQALFHADPEHLPDWLPAATARRRPKLAEALRLIHQPPTGCDPSSPQLTAARARLAFDELLAHHLSLSRFRAQTQAHAAPALRADPATSARFLDSLPFRLTGAQRRVIGEIEADLAQPRPMMRLVQGDVGSGKTVVAACAALAALASGHQVAVMAPTELLAEQHQRSFRQWLEPLEVRLAYLSGRLKGEARRSALEAVALGTAGVVIGTHALFQEQVAFQRLGLVVIDEQHRFGVHQRLALREKGSRDGAYPHQLIMTATPIPRTLAMLGYADLDLSIIDERPPGRTPVKTAAVPTTRRAEIVGRIGDWVAKGRQVYWVCTLIEESEALQCEAAEKTAELLVAALPDLRVGLVHGRQKSADKEAAMQTFKAGETDLLVATTVIEVGVDVPNASLMIIENPERLGLAQLHQLRGRVGRGPGEAHCVLLYQPPLSPSAKERLGILRDSDDGFVIAEKDLELRGPGELLGTRQTGQVQFKVADLGRDGSVLDEVQAVADTLLKRHPEWVEPLIRRWMGQEVARYVEA is encoded by the coding sequence ATGAACCAGCACACCTCCCCCGACCACATCCCCATCACCGCGCTCAAGGGCGCGGGTCCGCAGACCCTCAAACGGCTGGAGCGGCTGGGCCTCGCCAGCGTGCTGGATTTGCTGCTGCACCTGCCATTCCGCTACGAGGACCGCACCCGCATCGAACCCCTGGGCGCCTTGCAGCCGGGCCAGAGCTACCAAGTCGAGGGCCGGATCGAATTGGCCGAAGTCGCCGCCAAGGGCAAGCGCTCCTTGGTGGTCCGCATCGCCGACGGCACCGGCTTCTTGAACCTCCGCTTCTTCCATTTCTCGCCGGGACAGCACGCCTTGTTCGGCCGCGGGCGGGCGCTGCGCTGCTATGGCGAAGTCCGGGCCGGTTATTACGGCGCGGAAATGACCCACCCCGATTACGAATTCCTGGAAGACGAGGAAATCGGCCAGCCCGACGCCAGCCTGACCCCGGTCTATCCCTCCACCGACGGCCTGCACCAAAAAACCCTGCGCAAACTCATCGAGCAAGCCCTGTTCCATGCCGACCCGGAACACTTGCCGGATTGGCTGCCCGCCGCCACCGCCCGCCGCCGCCCCAAGCTGGCCGAGGCGCTCAGGCTGATCCACCAGCCACCGACCGGCTGCGATCCATCATCGCCCCAACTCACAGCGGCCCGCGCCCGGCTGGCCTTCGACGAACTCTTGGCCCACCATCTCAGCCTGAGCCGCTTCCGCGCCCAGACCCAGGCCCACGCCGCGCCCGCGCTCCGTGCCGATCCCGCCACTTCGGCCCGCTTCCTGGACAGCCTGCCCTTCCGCCTGACCGGGGCGCAACGCCGGGTCATCGGCGAGATCGAGGCCGACCTGGCCCAGCCACGCCCGATGATGCGCTTGGTGCAAGGCGACGTGGGTTCCGGCAAGACCGTGGTGGCGGCCTGCGCGGCCTTGGCGGCGCTGGCTTCGGGCCATCAGGTGGCGGTGATGGCCCCGACCGAACTCCTGGCCGAACAGCACCAGCGCAGTTTCCGGCAATGGCTGGAGCCCCTGGAGGTGCGGCTGGCCTATCTCTCCGGTAGGCTCAAGGGCGAGGCCCGGCGTTCCGCCCTGGAAGCCGTGGCCCTGGGCACGGCGGGCGTGGTGATCGGCACCCACGCCCTGTTCCAGGAACAGGTGGCATTCCAGCGGTTGGGGCTGGTGGTCATCGACGAACAACACCGTTTCGGCGTGCATCAACGTTTGGCCCTGCGCGAGAAGGGCTCCCGCGACGGTGCCTATCCGCACCAACTCATCATGACCGCCACGCCCATCCCCCGCACCCTGGCGATGCTGGGCTATGCCGACCTCGATCTTTCCATCATCGACGAGCGCCCGCCGGGCCGCACCCCGGTCAAGACCGCCGCCGTGCCGACCACGCGCCGGGCCGAGATCGTGGGCCGCATCGGCGATTGGGTGGCGAAGGGGCGGCAGGTGTATTGGGTCTGTACCTTGATCGAGGAATCCGAAGCCCTGCAATGCGAGGCGGCGGAGAAGACGGCGGAACTCCTGGTCGCCGCCCTGCCCGATCTCCGGGTCGGCTTGGTGCATGGCCGCCAGAAATCCGCCGACAAGGAAGCCGCCATGCAAACCTTCAAGGCCGGGGAAACCGACCTGCTGGTCGCCACCACGGTGATCGAGGTCGGCGTGGACGTGCCCAACGCCAGCCTGATGATTATCGAAAACCCGGAGCGGCTGGGCTTGGCGCAATTACACCAGCTGCGGGGCCGGGTCGGGCGCGGGCCGGGCGAGGCGCATTGTGTGCTGCTCTATCAACCGCCGCTCTCGCCCAGCGCCAAGGAACGGCTGGGGATACTCAGGGATTCGGACGACGGTTTCGTCATCGCCGAAAAGGATTTGGAATTGCGCGGCCCCGGCGAATTGCTGGGCACCCGCCAGACCGGGCAGGTGCAATTCAAAGTGGCGGATTTGGGGCGGGACGGGAGCGTATTGGACGAGGTCCAGGCCGTGGCGGACACGCTGTTGAAGCGGCATCCCGAGTGGGTGGAGCCCTTGATCCGGCGCTGGATGGGGCAGGAGGTGGCGCGGTATGTGGAGGCTTGA
- the purT gene encoding formate-dependent phosphoribosylglycinamide formyltransferase → MRIGTALTPGATRVMFLGSGELGKEVVIALQRYGVEVIAVDRYPNAPGQQVAHRAQVIDMTDPLALRQLVEQERPHIIVPEIEAIATQALAEIEAGGLARIVPTARAVALTMNREGIRTLAAETLGLPTSPYVFADSLEGLRAGAAKVGYPCFVKPIMSSSGKGQSMLRSEADIEAAWRYSQEGGRVKNARIIVEGRIDFDYEITLLTVRALNGQGGVETRFCEPIGHRQEQGDYVESWQPQPMSPAAHAEARRIAQAVTDNLGGLGLFGVELFVRGDQVWFSEVSPRPHDTGMVTMVTQAQSEFELHARAILGLPVSTALRDTGASAVIYGGVEGEGVAFEGLDHALAVPTAAVRLFGKPVSFPRRRMGVALAAGATVEEARERAREAAGRVRPMLP, encoded by the coding sequence ATGAGAATCGGTACGGCGCTCACGCCCGGCGCGACGCGGGTGATGTTCCTGGGCAGCGGCGAATTGGGCAAGGAAGTGGTCATCGCCTTGCAGCGCTACGGGGTCGAGGTGATCGCGGTGGACCGCTATCCCAACGCGCCCGGCCAGCAGGTCGCCCATCGCGCCCAGGTGATCGACATGACCGACCCCCTGGCCCTGCGCCAACTGGTCGAGCAGGAACGGCCCCACATCATCGTGCCCGAAATCGAGGCCATCGCCACCCAGGCGCTGGCCGAAATCGAGGCTGGAGGCTTGGCCCGCATCGTCCCCACCGCCCGCGCCGTGGCCCTGACCATGAACCGCGAAGGCATCCGCACCCTGGCGGCGGAAACCCTGGGCCTGCCCACCTCGCCCTATGTGTTCGCCGACAGCCTGGAAGGCTTGCGGGCGGGCGCGGCTAAGGTCGGCTATCCCTGCTTCGTCAAGCCGATCATGTCCTCGTCCGGCAAGGGCCAGTCGATGCTGCGCTCGGAGGCCGATATCGAGGCGGCTTGGCGGTATTCGCAGGAAGGCGGGCGGGTGAAGAACGCCCGCATCATCGTCGAGGGCCGGATCGACTTCGATTACGAAATCACCCTGCTGACGGTGCGGGCCTTGAACGGCCAGGGCGGAGTGGAAACCCGGTTCTGCGAACCCATCGGCCACCGTCAAGAACAAGGCGATTATGTCGAGAGCTGGCAACCCCAGCCCATGAGTCCCGCCGCCCACGCCGAAGCCCGCCGCATCGCCCAGGCGGTGACGGACAACCTGGGCGGGCTGGGCCTGTTCGGGGTGGAGTTGTTCGTGCGCGGCGACCAAGTGTGGTTCAGCGAGGTCAGCCCCAGGCCGCACGATACCGGCATGGTCACGATGGTGACCCAGGCCCAGAGCGAATTCGAGCTACACGCCCGCGCCATCCTGGGGCTGCCGGTCTCGACCGCCCTGCGCGATACCGGCGCCAGCGCGGTGATCTATGGCGGCGTGGAAGGGGAGGGCGTCGCTTTCGAGGGTTTGGACCACGCCCTGGCGGTGCCGACCGCCGCAGTCCGCTTGTTCGGCAAGCCGGTTTCGTTCCCGCGCCGCCGCATGGGGGTGGCTTTGGCGGCGGGGGCCACGGTCGAGGAAGCGCGGGAACGGGCGCGGGAAGCGGCGGGGCGGGTCCGGCCCATGCTGCCCTGA
- a CDS encoding transglycosylase SLT domain-containing protein, protein MPRLFRSLPLVLLPCFLSHGVQADVYKYVNPANGHVEYTDKPDHKGFRMIIETPEPFTRPTKVTFGGKSTLGAKGLFGGGLFGAAPANNAKSAAHRAALERNRSQYAGLIAEAASRHGLDPALLHAVIRAESSYNPGAVSNKGAIGMMQLMPATAARYGVQDPYDPVDNIYGGARYLSDLLGMFDDVPLAVAAYNAGENNVIKYGNRIPPFQETQNYVSRVLGYYNRFD, encoded by the coding sequence ATGCCGAGATTGTTCCGTAGCCTGCCGCTGGTTTTATTGCCTTGCTTCCTGTCCCATGGGGTCCAGGCCGATGTCTATAAATACGTCAATCCGGCCAACGGCCATGTCGAATACACCGACAAGCCGGACCATAAAGGCTTCCGTATGATTATCGAAACCCCCGAACCCTTCACCCGGCCCACCAAGGTGACTTTCGGCGGCAAGAGTACGCTGGGGGCCAAGGGCCTGTTCGGCGGCGGCTTGTTCGGGGCCGCGCCCGCCAATAATGCCAAGAGCGCCGCCCACCGCGCCGCCCTCGAACGCAACCGCAGCCAATACGCCGGACTCATCGCCGAAGCCGCCAGCCGCCACGGTCTCGACCCCGCCTTGCTGCACGCCGTCATCCGCGCCGAATCCTCCTACAATCCCGGCGCGGTCTCGAACAAGGGGGCCATCGGCATGATGCAGCTCATGCCCGCCACCGCCGCCCGCTACGGGGTGCAAGACCCCTACGACCCCGTGGACAACATCTATGGCGGGGCGCGGTACCTCAGCGATTTGCTGGGGATGTTCGACGATGTCCCGCTGGCGGTCGCGGCCTATAACGCCGGGGAAAACAATGTCATCAAATACGGCAACCGCATCCCCCCGTTCCAGGAAACCCAGAACTACGTCAGCCGCGTATTGGGCTATTACAACCGCTTCGACTGA
- a CDS encoding Maf family protein — translation MTRLILASTSPYRRELLAKLGLPFDCIAPGVDETPLPGEAPAALAARLAAEKALAVARVSLDGWVIGADQVAVLDGEKLGKPMTRSHTLAQLRKASGKTMEFHTALCVVDAATLETKADIDRCAVVFRELSPGQIERYVDRDRPYDCAGGFKSEGLGIALFERFEGEDPNALVGLPLIRLVRLLEAFGVAVP, via the coding sequence ATGACCCGACTCATCCTGGCCTCGACCTCGCCCTACCGGCGGGAATTGCTGGCGAAACTCGGCCTGCCCTTCGACTGTATCGCGCCCGGCGTCGATGAAACGCCACTGCCCGGCGAAGCCCCGGCGGCGCTGGCCGCACGCCTCGCCGCCGAGAAGGCGCTGGCCGTGGCCCGCGTATCGCTGGACGGCTGGGTCATCGGCGCGGACCAGGTGGCGGTGCTGGACGGCGAAAAACTCGGGAAACCCATGACCCGCAGCCACACCCTCGCGCAATTGCGCAAGGCATCGGGAAAAACCATGGAATTCCACACGGCGCTGTGCGTGGTGGACGCGGCGACGCTGGAAACCAAGGCCGATATCGACCGCTGCGCCGTGGTGTTCCGGGAACTTTCGCCCGGCCAGATCGAACGCTACGTGGACCGCGACCGGCCCTACGATTGCGCCGGGGGATTCAAATCGGAGGGCTTGGGTATCGCCCTGTTCGAGCGGTTCGAGGGGGAAGACCCCAACGCCCTGGTGGGGTTGCCGCTGATCCGCTTGGTCCGGCTGCTGGAGGCTTTCGGCGTGGCGGTACCATGA
- a CDS encoding YceD family protein produces MLDHLPDKLDPYEFVEKKRRIKGKLALAALDRLHDLLLNCEGAVNIDLEFRREARIAAVVGRIEAELVLRCQCCLEALPWPVAGEVRLGLVRSIDEANLLPEAFEPLLVESEEPMALADIVQDELLLAIPPIPQHEYCGPPKKPGKAAAETRENPFAALAQLKKTNL; encoded by the coding sequence ATGCTCGACCACTTGCCCGATAAGCTCGACCCCTATGAATTCGTCGAAAAAAAGCGGCGAATCAAAGGGAAGCTCGCGCTCGCCGCTTTGGACCGGCTGCACGACCTCCTCCTGAATTGCGAAGGCGCGGTGAACATCGACCTCGAATTCCGGCGCGAGGCAAGGATCGCGGCGGTCGTGGGGCGGATCGAGGCCGAACTGGTGCTGCGGTGCCAGTGTTGCCTGGAAGCCCTGCCCTGGCCGGTGGCGGGCGAAGTGCGCTTGGGGTTGGTCCGCTCCATCGACGAGGCCAACCTCCTGCCGGAAGCGTTCGAGCCCTTGCTGGTGGAATCCGAAGAGCCGATGGCCTTGGCGGATATTGTCCAGGATGAATTATTGCTGGCGATACCGCCGATCCCCCAGCACGAATACTGCGGCCCGCCGAAAAAACCCGGCAAGGCCGCTGCGGAAACCCGCGAAAACCCCTTTGCCGCCTTGGCGCAGCTTAAAAAAACCAACCTTTAG
- the rpmF gene encoding 50S ribosomal protein L32, with protein MAVQQNRKTRSKRGMRRSHDALTAAALSLEPTTGEVHLRHHISPDGFYRGRRVFATKPEDTGAE; from the coding sequence ATGGCCGTCCAACAAAACCGTAAAACCCGTTCCAAGCGCGGTATGCGCCGTTCCCACGACGCGCTGACCGCCGCCGCCCTGTCGCTCGAACCCACCACCGGCGAAGTCCATCTGCGCCACCACATCAGCCCCGATGGTTTCTACCGGGGCCGTCGGGTGTTCGCCACCAAGCCGGAAGACACCGGCGCGGAATAA
- the plsX gene encoding phosphate acyltransferase PlsX: MTQKLTIALDAMGGDHGPTVTVPAALDSVEADPRLHLILVGDETILRQHLGEAATRYGDRIAVHHASEVVEMHEPPSKALRNKKDSSMRVAINLVKEGVASACVSAGNTGALMAIGKFVLKTIPGIDRPAIIAILPNKQGGHVHMLDLGANIDCTAEHLYQFAVMGYELVRAVEDKDQPRVGLLNVGEEEIKGNEQVKQAARLLADSHLNFIGFVEGNDIFSGDVDVVVTDGFVGNVALKTLEGMAKMLSQSLKDEFGRNLFTKLAGLIALPVLKAFKNRFDPRNYNGASLIGLRGIVIKSHGNADRHSFGNAIQIGVKEVEKAVVSRIGERVESIFAERKSA; encoded by the coding sequence ATGACGCAAAAGCTGACAATCGCGCTGGATGCCATGGGCGGCGACCACGGCCCCACAGTCACCGTGCCGGCCGCTTTGGACAGCGTCGAGGCCGATCCCCGCTTGCATTTGATCCTGGTCGGCGATGAAACCATCCTCCGCCAGCATCTGGGCGAAGCCGCCACCCGCTACGGCGACCGCATCGCGGTCCACCACGCCTCGGAAGTGGTGGAGATGCACGAACCCCCTTCCAAGGCTTTGCGCAACAAGAAGGATTCTTCCATGCGCGTCGCCATCAACCTGGTCAAGGAAGGCGTGGCCTCGGCCTGCGTCAGCGCGGGCAATACCGGGGCCTTGATGGCCATCGGCAAATTCGTGCTGAAGACCATCCCCGGCATCGACCGTCCCGCCATCATCGCCATCCTGCCCAATAAGCAGGGCGGACATGTCCATATGCTGGACCTCGGGGCCAATATCGATTGCACGGCGGAGCATCTTTATCAATTCGCCGTCATGGGCTACGAGTTGGTCCGCGCCGTCGAGGACAAGGATCAGCCCAGGGTGGGCCTGCTCAATGTCGGCGAAGAGGAAATCAAGGGCAACGAACAGGTCAAGCAGGCGGCCCGCCTGCTGGCCGATTCCCATCTCAATTTCATCGGCTTCGTGGAAGGCAACGATATTTTCAGCGGCGATGTGGATGTCGTGGTGACCGACGGCTTCGTCGGCAACGTGGCGCTCAAAACCCTGGAAGGCATGGCCAAGATGTTGAGCCAATCGCTCAAGGACGAATTCGGGCGCAACCTCTTCACCAAACTGGCCGGCTTGATCGCCCTGCCGGTGCTGAAAGCCTTCAAGAACCGTTTCGATCCCCGCAACTATAACGGCGCCAGCCTGATCGGCCTGCGTGGCATCGTCATCAAAAGCCATGGCAACGCCGACCGCCATTCCTTCGGCAACGCCATCCAGATCGGCGTCAAGGAAGTCGAGAAGGCGGTGGTTTCGCGCATCGGCGAACGGGTGGAAAGCATCTTCGCCGAGAGGAAGAGCGCGTGA